CCGCGCCGGGTACGCCCCACAGCGGGATGAGCAGCAGCCCCAGGCCGCCGAGCGCGAAGACCGCGGCGGAGCAGGCCGCCGCGCGCTTCTTGTCCACCCGCAGCGAGAGCCGCTTCCACAGCGGGGCCGCCGCCATCAGCGGGACCAGTACGCACACCATCAGGATGCTCGTGTACGCGGGCTCGCCCATGATGTTGGCCGTCACGTACGGCACGCCCGCCACCATGGTGCCGCTGGCCACCGCCATCAAGAGGTTGGCCGGGAACAGTACCCGGAAGTGCCGGTGGGCGAAGGCCACCCGCAGCTGGGCGAGCAGCCCTTCGGACCGCGGCCGGAAGGCCGGGCGCGGCGCGCGCCGGGTGCCGACCACCGTCCCCAGCATGGACAGCACCAGCACCGCGCCCATGAACAGCCCCATGAGGCGGTAGCCCGTCACCGGGTCCTCGGGGACGTTCTGGATGACCGGGGCCAGCGCACCGCCCAGCAGCAGGGCCAGGCCCGCGAAGGCGGTCCGCCAGGTGTTGAAGGTGGAGCGCTCGTGGTAGTCGGAGGTGATCTCACCCGGCATCGCCGTGTAGGGCACGACGAACATGGACGAGGCCAGCGCGGCCAGCACGAACAGCGCCGCCACGTAGGCGGCGGCGCCCGCGCCCTGGAGCGGAGGACCGGCGAACACCGCCGCGAACAGCAGGGGGAGGGTGAGCGCCCCGGCCAGCATCCAGGGGCGCCGGGGACCCCAGGAGGACCTCGTCCTATCGGACCAGATACCGATATACGGACTGACCAGAAGGTCGATCAGCTTGGGGAGGAAGATCACCGCACCGGCCAGGGCGGGGCTCACCGCCAGGGTGTCGGTCAGGTAGATCAGGAGCAGCAGGCCGGGGACCGTGTTGAAGACCCCCAGGGCTACCGCGCCGGTGCCGTACCAGGCGTGCACCGAACGGGGGAGCGGCCGGGGGCCCGCTTCGGAGCCGGGCACACGAGGGGCCCCGTCCTCGGACGGGGCCCGGTGGGTCGTGGTCACGCGCGCTCGTCCACGGGGGTCTTGCCGGTCTCGGCCGTCCCGGCCTCAGCGGACCCGGCGTCGGCGGGACAGGACCCGGCCGGAGCCTTCTCGGCCGCCTCGGCCTCGGTGGGCCCAGTGCCGACGGGGCAGGACTCCGCGGCGGCCTCGGCGGGTCGGTCGCCCTCCTTGCCGTACAGCTCCTCGTGGGCCACCGGGTCCACGTTGTGCTGGACCGGGCAGGTCGCGGGGAACGTGCCGAGCTGATCCACGTCGTACCCCTTGGGGTAGCTGCGGATGTTCGGGTTCATGTCCGCCCACAGCGGCTCCTCGCGCGGCTTCATCCGCCGTACGACCTTGGCGCGCAGCTTCAGCGCGATGTCCGCGGACTTGCGCATCGCCTTGCTCGGCGGGTCGTACCGGAAGGTCGTGATCAGCGACTCGTCCAGGATCGCCATCGAGAACTTGCGGGCCAGCCCGGCCACGCGCGGCGGGTAGAACGTCACCATGAGGTCGAGGGTGGCGTCGGAGACCCTGCGGCCGCCCTCGGTGTAGGCGAAGTGGTCGCGCTCGTAGTTGTCGAGCAGCTCGCGGAAGCCCTCGTAGGTCTCGGGGACGTCCTTGATCCCCATGTACTTGCCGAGCTTGCGGTAGTAGTGCGTGATCGCGCTGATCTCGTGGTCGCTCAGCTTGCGCCAGCCGTAGCCGTAGTCGTTGAGCCAGCGCACCGGCATGATCACGAAGGTGCTGAGCACGTACCGGTAGTCGTCGTTGCTGATGTCGTAGGACCGGTGCATCTGGTTCATCCGGCGCAGGGAGTCACGGCCCTTACCCGGCTCGAAGCCGTGCCGGATCATGTTGCCCAGGATGAGCGCGGTGTCGTCGTAGCGCTTCTGGGTCTTGCCGGTGAACTGGTCGGTGTCGCCCAGCAGCTCGCCGATGGAGGGGACGGCGTAGGTGCGGTACAGCGCGATGCCCAGGGCCCGGCCCATGTCCCATGGGAACTCGTGGGAGTTGAGGATCTGCATGATCCGCACGCAGTCCGCCTCGGCGTCCAGGCGGTGGATCTCGTCGCGCCAGTCGAAGCGCTTCATTCGCGGTTCCTTCAGGGGAAGTGGGGATGGTGAACAACGGGGGATTCGGGGGGCAGGGTTCGGCGGGGGCTCCGGTGCGGGGTGCGGGGTGGGGACGCGGGCTCAGTTCTCGCTCGGCTCAGTTCTCGCTCGGCTCGGTTCCGGCCGACTCTGTCCCAGCCGGCCCTGTGCCGACGGAACCGGGGGCGACGGCCTGCCCCGGGGCGGGAACCCTGGCGCCGGTCCCGGGGACGCCCCGGGTACGCAGGTCGTGCGGGACCGGGCAGCCCTGCGGGAAGGTACCGATGCGGTCCGGAGCGTAACCGTCCGGGTAGCTGCGGATGTTGGGGCTCATCCGGGCCCAGCGCGGCTCCTCGCGCGGCTTCATCCGCCGTACGACCTTGGCGCGCAGCTTCAGCGCCGCATCACCCGACTTGCGCCAGAACGCCGAGGGCTCCGGGTACTTGAAGGCCTTGATCAGCGGGTCGTCCAGCAGCCCCTGGGTGAAGGGGCGCACGAGGGGGCGCTGCCAGGCCGGGTAGAAGCCGACCATCAGTTCGAGGGTGGCGTCGGAGACGGCGCGGCCGCCCTCGGAGTAGGCGAAGTGCTCGGCCTCGTAGGAGTCCATGAGCTCGCGGAACTCCTCGTAGGTCTCGGGGATGTCCTTGATCCCCATGTGCTGGCCGAGCTTGCGGTAGTAGTTGGTGCTGGCCGCGATCTCGTGGTCGCTCAGTTCGCGCCAGCCGTAGCCGTAGTCGTTGAGCCAGCGCACCGGCATGACCACGAAGGTGCTGAGCACGTACCGGTAGTCGTCGTTGCTGATGTCGTAGGACCGGTGCATCTGGTTCATCCGGCGCAGCGCGTCGCGCCCGCGGCCGGGACCGAAGCCGTGCTCCAGGATGTCGTTCAGGATGAGCGCGGTGTCGTCGTAGCGGTGCTGGGTGCGCTCGGTGAACTCGAGGGTGTGCCCGAGCAGCTCGCCGATGGAGGGGACGGCGTAGGTGCGGTACAGCGCGAGCCCCAGGGCCTGCTCGATGTCCCAGGGGAATTCGTGCGTGCCCAGGATCTGGACGATCCGC
This DNA window, taken from Nocardiopsis exhalans, encodes the following:
- a CDS encoding MFS transporter — translated: MPGSEAGPRPLPRSVHAWYGTGAVALGVFNTVPGLLLLIYLTDTLAVSPALAGAVIFLPKLIDLLVSPYIGIWSDRTRSSWGPRRPWMLAGALTLPLLFAAVFAGPPLQGAGAAAYVAALFVLAALASSMFVVPYTAMPGEITSDYHERSTFNTWRTAFAGLALLLGGALAPVIQNVPEDPVTGYRLMGLFMGAVLVLSMLGTVVGTRRAPRPAFRPRSEGLLAQLRVAFAHRHFRVLFPANLLMAVASGTMVAGVPYVTANIMGEPAYTSILMVCVLVPLMAAAPLWKRLSLRVDKKRAAACSAAVFALGGLGLLLIPLWGVPGAVFSSVLVGVGLSGTMMLPASMLADCMAAEDGSGRRQGGVLSGVWTSGEAMAQAVGTGLLSLSLALSGYVESGAGEVVQQSGTALRGMLIGSTLLPAAVMVCCLVPLMFYRLRDPGAGPRK
- a CDS encoding oxygenase MpaB family protein — encoded protein: MKRFDWRDEIHRLDAEADCVRIMQILNSHEFPWDMGRALGIALYRTYAVPSIGELLGDTDQFTGKTQKRYDDTALILGNMIRHGFEPGKGRDSLRRMNQMHRSYDISNDDYRYVLSTFVIMPVRWLNDYGYGWRKLSDHEISAITHYYRKLGKYMGIKDVPETYEGFRELLDNYERDHFAYTEGGRRVSDATLDLMVTFYPPRVAGLARKFSMAILDESLITTFRYDPPSKAMRKSADIALKLRAKVVRRMKPREEPLWADMNPNIRSYPKGYDVDQLGTFPATCPVQHNVDPVAHEELYGKEGDRPAEAAAESCPVGTGPTEAEAAEKAPAGSCPADAGSAEAGTAETGKTPVDERA
- a CDS encoding oxygenase MpaB family protein → MRRFEWRDRIHSLDAEADCERIVQILGTHEFPWDIEQALGLALYRTYAVPSIGELLGHTLEFTERTQHRYDDTALILNDILEHGFGPGRGRDALRRMNQMHRSYDISNDDYRYVLSTFVVMPVRWLNDYGYGWRELSDHEIAASTNYYRKLGQHMGIKDIPETYEEFRELMDSYEAEHFAYSEGGRAVSDATLELMVGFYPAWQRPLVRPFTQGLLDDPLIKAFKYPEPSAFWRKSGDAALKLRAKVVRRMKPREEPRWARMSPNIRSYPDGYAPDRIGTFPQGCPVPHDLRTRGVPGTGARVPAPGQAVAPGSVGTGPAGTESAGTEPSEN